From the Primulina tabacum isolate GXHZ01 chromosome 15, ASM2559414v2, whole genome shotgun sequence genome, one window contains:
- the LOC142526565 gene encoding putative protein phosphatase 2C 46, whose translation MLSGLMNFLKACFRPNADRHGHAGSDSGGRQDGLLWYKDFGQHCNGEFSMAVVQANNLLEDQSQLESGCLSTNDSGPYGTFVGIYDGHGGPETSRFINDHLFQHLKRFTAENQSMSVEVIRNAFQATEDGFFSVVSRQWTVQPQIAAVGSCCLVGIICGGILYIANLGDSRAVLGRLVKATGEVLAVQLSAEHNASIESVRQELKSQHPDDSQIVVLKHNVWRVKGLIQISRSIGDVYLKNTEFNREPLYQKFRLREPFRRPILSSEPSITVHQLLPHDQFIIFASDGLWEHFSNQEAVDLVQNHPRNGIARRLVKVALQEAAKKREMRYSDLKKIDRGVRRHFHDDITVVVVFLDSHLMSRASSVRSPNLSVKGGGMSRLHPNSPAP comes from the exons ATGTTATCAGGGTTAATGAACTTTTTGAAGGCCTGTTTCCGGCCAAATGCAGATCGACACGGGCATGCGGGTTCGGATTCAGGGGGCCGTCAAGACGGGCTTTTATGGTATAAGGATTTCGGGCAGCACTGCAATGGAGAGTTTTCTATGGCTGTCGTGCAAGCTAATAATTTACTAGAAGATCAGAGCCAACTTGAATCTGGTTGTTTGAGCACGAATGATTCAGGACCATATGGAACTTTTGTAGGAATTTACGATGGGCATGGCGGTCCAGAGACCTCTAGGTTCATCAATGATCACCTTTTCCAACATTTAAAGA GGTTTACTGCAGAGAATCAATCTATGTCAGTAGAGGTAATTCGGAATGCTTTTCAAGCTACAGAAGATGGTTTTTTCTCAGTTGTCAGTAGACAATGGACTGTGCAACCACAGATTGCAGCGGTTGGATCTTGCTGCCTCGTCGGAATTATCTGCGGTGGAATTCTTTATATTGCGAACCTTGGCGATTCTAGGGCTGTTTTGGGGAGGCTTGTGAAGGCTACAGGAGAAGTACTTGCTGTTCAACTATCAGCCGAGCATAACGCGAGCATCGAGTCTGTGAGACAGGAACTAAAATCTCAACACCCTGACGACTCACAAATTGTGGTTCTAAAGCATAACGTATGGCGCGTGAAGGGTCTTATACAG ATTTCAAGGTCAATTGGAGACGTGTATCTGAAAAATACAGAATTCAATAGGGAACCGTTGTATCAAAAATTTCGACTCCGTGAACCTTTCAGAAGGCCAATTTTGAGCTCGGAACCTTCAATAACCGTCCACCAGTTGCTGCCACATGATCAGTTCATTATATTTGCATCAGATGGCCTTTGGGAGCATTTTTCCAATCAAGAAGCCGTTGATCTAGTCCAAAATCATCCACGTAAT GGGATTGCTAGGAGATTAGTGAAAGTTGCATTGCAAGAGGCAGCAAAGAAGAGGGAGATGAGGTACTCTGACTTAAAGAAAATCGACCGTGGGGTTCGTCGTCATTTCCATGATGACATCACGGTTGTCGTGGTGTTTCTTGACTCACATCTCATGAGCAGGGCTAGCTCGGTTCGGAGTCCTAACTTATCCGTGAAAGGTGGTGGCATGAGTCGACTCCATCCAAACAGTCCGGCCCCATGA